One genomic segment of Dysosmobacter sp. Marseille-Q4140 includes these proteins:
- a CDS encoding transglycosylase domain-containing protein has product MEHGRREEAPKTPPRREPKPKRRGGAGRIVKRFLFVLMTLVLIGVCTSAMMAWIFMKYAETTLTPVLQVNADDYTMNYSSFIYYQDKASGEWVEYQTIHGTENRIWVDIEDMPDALWQAAVAIEDQRFFEHNGVDWKRTLGAAVNLVTDTKDTFGGSTITQQVLKNMTKDNDGTVNRKVREIFRALEFEKNYTKWDILELYLNFIYLGQGCYGVQTAAQFYFGKDVSELDVAECASLIAITNNPSMYGPMYDITITREDGTTTTPRELNKERQENILNKMAEVKGPATMKDDLSDPESWSTYLTEEQAQAAKDEVLQFTDGSTSADDVVAEATGESMYNSWFVDQVIRDVTADLVEEKGISTKEAETLLYNGGYHIYTTLDPEIQSIAESVYEDRGSLNNLTSASGQLIHSGITIIDPYAGNIVAMVGDMGPKEGNLLWNYATDIQQPGSSIKPLTAYAPALDSGAINPGTTFDNYPVQLMNGSPWPKNSPNTYTGWTSVSMGIQKSINTIAVQALQKGGVTNAYAFATEKLGLSLSPEDMDVSPLGLGGLTYGLSTVEMAAAYASFANSGIYNEPKTYLKVLGEDNSTVILENTGEQHVAMKESTAYLMTTMLQKAVSNGTGGAARFNGMSIAGKTGTTNDNFDRYFVGYTPYYVAAVWVGYKENERISYSVNPAASLWKQVMQQVHADLENKSFAKPSTGLTTVTICADSGLLCTDACHADSRGDRAVQVTVATGTEPKEECTLHKLVNICTEGNCLAGEFCPETSVVQKGYLDYVREDYGESIKADDDAYLISSLEKAAEESGGCPVHTTAAVVPVDPNVPVDPNDPDAPFIDDDPNNPANQTPESGDGTGGSQEEWWANIIGPAPTN; this is encoded by the coding sequence ATGGAACACGGCAGACGGGAGGAAGCGCCCAAAACGCCGCCCCGCCGGGAGCCCAAGCCCAAGCGGCGCGGCGGCGCGGGAAGAATCGTCAAGCGGTTCTTGTTCGTCCTGATGACGCTGGTGCTGATCGGCGTGTGCACGTCGGCCATGATGGCCTGGATTTTTATGAAGTACGCGGAGACTACGCTGACTCCGGTGCTCCAGGTGAACGCCGACGATTACACCATGAATTACAGCTCCTTTATCTATTATCAGGATAAGGCGAGCGGGGAGTGGGTGGAGTATCAGACCATCCACGGCACGGAAAACCGCATCTGGGTGGACATCGAGGACATGCCGGACGCTTTGTGGCAGGCGGCGGTGGCCATTGAGGATCAGCGCTTTTTCGAGCACAACGGCGTGGACTGGAAACGGACCCTGGGTGCCGCGGTGAACCTGGTGACCGACACGAAGGATACCTTCGGCGGTTCCACCATCACCCAGCAGGTGCTCAAAAACATGACCAAGGACAACGACGGCACCGTCAACCGGAAGGTCCGGGAGATCTTCCGCGCTCTGGAGTTTGAGAAGAATTATACCAAGTGGGATATTTTGGAGCTCTATCTCAACTTCATCTACCTGGGTCAGGGCTGTTACGGCGTCCAGACCGCCGCGCAGTTCTACTTCGGCAAGGATGTCAGCGAGCTGGACGTGGCGGAGTGCGCCAGCCTTATTGCCATCACCAACAACCCCTCCATGTACGGCCCCATGTACGACATCACCATCACCCGGGAGGATGGAACTACCACCACGCCCCGGGAACTGAACAAGGAGCGCCAGGAGAACATTCTCAACAAGATGGCGGAGGTCAAGGGCCCCGCTACCATGAAGGATGACCTGAGCGACCCGGAGAGCTGGAGCACCTATCTGACCGAGGAGCAGGCGCAGGCCGCCAAGGATGAGGTCCTCCAGTTCACCGACGGCTCCACCTCCGCCGACGACGTGGTGGCGGAGGCCACCGGAGAGAGCATGTATAACTCCTGGTTCGTGGATCAGGTGATCCGGGACGTGACGGCGGACCTGGTGGAGGAGAAGGGCATTTCCACCAAGGAGGCGGAGACGCTCCTCTACAACGGCGGCTATCACATCTACACCACGCTGGACCCGGAGATCCAGTCCATCGCTGAGTCGGTCTATGAGGATCGGGGGAGTCTGAACAATCTGACCTCCGCCTCCGGCCAGCTGATCCACTCCGGCATCACCATCATCGACCCCTATGCCGGCAATATCGTGGCCATGGTGGGCGATATGGGTCCAAAGGAGGGCAACCTCCTGTGGAACTACGCCACGGATATCCAGCAGCCCGGCTCTTCCATCAAGCCCCTGACGGCCTATGCCCCGGCGCTGGACTCCGGTGCCATCAATCCCGGCACCACCTTTGACAACTATCCTGTCCAGCTGATGAACGGGTCTCCCTGGCCCAAGAACTCGCCCAACACTTACACCGGCTGGACCAGCGTCAGCATGGGTATCCAGAAATCCATCAACACCATCGCGGTCCAGGCGCTCCAGAAGGGCGGCGTCACCAACGCCTACGCCTTTGCCACGGAGAAGCTGGGGCTGAGTCTGTCGCCCGAGGATATGGATGTGAGTCCTCTGGGCCTGGGCGGATTGACCTACGGCCTTTCCACCGTGGAGATGGCGGCGGCCTACGCCTCCTTCGCCAACAGCGGCATTTACAACGAGCCCAAGACCTATCTCAAGGTACTGGGTGAGGACAACTCCACAGTGATCCTGGAGAACACCGGTGAACAGCACGTGGCTATGAAGGAGTCCACGGCGTACCTCATGACCACCATGCTGCAAAAGGCCGTCAGCAACGGCACCGGCGGTGCCGCCCGCTTCAACGGCATGAGCATCGCCGGCAAGACCGGTACCACCAACGACAACTTCGACCGCTACTTCGTGGGCTACACGCCCTACTATGTGGCGGCGGTCTGGGTCGGCTACAAGGAGAACGAGCGCATCAGCTACTCTGTGAACCCGGCGGCGTCGCTGTGGAAGCAGGTGATGCAGCAGGTCCACGCCGATTTGGAGAATAAGTCCTTTGCCAAGCCCTCTACCGGCCTGACCACGGTCACCATCTGTGCCGACAGCGGCCTGCTCTGTACCGACGCCTGCCACGCCGATTCCCGGGGTGACCGGGCCGTTCAGGTGACGGTGGCTACCGGGACAGAGCCAAAAGAGGAGTGCACGCTCCACAAACTGGTGAACATCTGCACCGAGGGCAACTGCCTGGCCGGTGAATTCTGCCCGGAGACCTCTGTGGTGCAGAAGGGCTATCTGGACTATGTGCGGGAGGACTACGGCGAGAGCATTAAGGCCGACGACGACGCCTATCTCATCTCCTCGCTGGAAAAGGCCGCGGAAGAGAGCGGCGGATGCCCTGTCCACACCACCGCGGCGGTGGTTCCGGTGGATCCCAACGTCCCGGTGGACCCCAATGACCCCGACGCGCCCTTTATCGACGACGACCCCAACAATCCGGCCAATCAGACGCCGGAGAGCGGAGACGGCACCGGCGGGAGCCAGGAAGAGTGGTGGGCCAACATCATCGGCCCCGCTCCCACCAACTGA
- a CDS encoding alpha/beta-type small acid-soluble spore protein yields the protein MSAKNNNKINVPEARAAMNKFKMEAASEVGVNLKEGYNGDLTSRQAGSVGGQMVKKMIESYEKSL from the coding sequence ATGTCTGCTAAGAATAACAACAAGATCAACGTCCCCGAGGCCCGTGCCGCTATGAACAAGTTCAAGATGGAGGCCGCCTCTGAGGTGGGCGTCAATCTGAAGGAAGGCTACAACGGTGACCTGACCTCCCGTCAGGCCGGCTCCGTGGGCGGCCAGATGGTCAAGAAGATGATCGAGTCCTACGAGAAGAGCCTGTAA